The Kitasatospora paranensis genome has a window encoding:
- a CDS encoding LuxR C-terminal-related transcriptional regulator, with protein sequence MLQPPGRSPVTAPSKADRADDGAEPSSGAADGGARSAADGGSRPSDRPAPSAPSAPSAQAPSPQAPSAQARADAARLLRLLTRREAQVLARLAAGDDNRAIGAALGISPATVKTHLQRAMRKLGVGTRADATRLAALIGTVRTEGAPADLAAPASPATPAAPGAPAPPAPPATAGTPGSPGSPGGTSPAEETPATEESSAADAGNAAHQEPAPAAPSPPVAPSPPAASPAAPSGAAVPAVEFAAFSAAAHTRLVQQTYLVTGSVRRAGRSVHRALGSAAMRWEEVSALPDPEAWVRAAAFESALSPWHRGGGGRRRATRAERVGRDGPAGSAAADRALLAALLRLSRVRRRAVVLHDAVGLPVPELALEVEASTAAAEGRVLAGREELARAVPALVGDDPLAPGFGAGLGTLLHDAAVRGCPAPPEPSAAGLASAARLRAGAATAAAALLTVTVGGAMVATFVGADPGSQARPRPGWWWPRRRRSAPRPARAAPGRPPPAGHRVCTARGATPSLPRRRLCHPRRPRPRTVRRGQRPRPTGATLPPRRGCPHRRRPCRGLPRHPGTPCPRTPSRSPRRRRTRRTGPRSAQGPSRAPVAGPCRWSSRAPRCGRAPRCRRRRCRTRSGDRDRQGAAENTTRAPRTKRPWRPRAR encoded by the coding sequence ATGCTGCAGCCGCCGGGGCGCAGCCCGGTGACCGCACCCTCGAAGGCCGACCGCGCGGACGACGGCGCCGAGCCGTCCTCCGGGGCGGCCGACGGCGGCGCGAGGTCGGCGGCCGACGGCGGCAGCAGGCCGTCCGACCGTCCGGCTCCCTCGGCTCCCTCGGCTCCCTCGGCTCAGGCTCCCTCGCCTCAGGCCCCTTCGGCGCAGGCCCGGGCCGACGCGGCCCGGCTGCTCAGGCTGCTGACCCGGCGTGAGGCGCAGGTCCTGGCCCGTCTCGCGGCCGGGGACGACAACCGCGCGATCGGGGCCGCGCTCGGCATCTCACCCGCAACCGTCAAGACCCACCTGCAGCGCGCCATGCGCAAGCTCGGCGTCGGGACCCGTGCCGACGCGACCAGGCTGGCCGCACTGATCGGAACGGTCAGGACCGAGGGCGCCCCCGCCGACCTCGCCGCCCCGGCCTCCCCCGCCACTCCTGCGGCCCCTGGCGCTCCTGCCCCTCCTGCCCCTCCTGCCACCGCTGGCACTCCTGGCAGTCCTGGCAGTCCTGGCGGGACGTCACCGGCCGAGGAGACGCCCGCGACCGAGGAGTCGTCGGCCGCGGACGCCGGGAACGCCGCACACCAGGAACCCGCCCCTGCCGCCCCTTCTCCTCCGGTTGCCCCGTCTCCCCCTGCTGCTTCCCCTGCTGCGCCCTCGGGGGCGGCCGTGCCGGCGGTCGAGTTCGCGGCCTTCAGCGCGGCCGCCCACACCCGGCTGGTCCAGCAGACGTACCTGGTGACCGGCTCCGTCCGCCGTGCGGGCCGGAGCGTGCACCGGGCGCTCGGCTCGGCGGCGATGCGCTGGGAGGAGGTGTCGGCGCTGCCCGACCCGGAGGCGTGGGTGCGGGCCGCGGCCTTCGAGTCGGCGCTGTCGCCCTGGCACCGGGGCGGCGGCGGCCGGCGCCGTGCCACCCGTGCCGAACGGGTCGGACGGGACGGGCCGGCCGGGTCCGCGGCCGCCGACCGCGCACTGCTGGCCGCCCTGCTCCGGCTGTCCCGGGTCCGGCGCCGCGCCGTCGTCCTGCACGATGCGGTGGGACTGCCCGTGCCGGAGCTCGCCCTGGAGGTGGAGGCGAGCACGGCGGCCGCGGAGGGCCGGGTGCTGGCCGGCCGGGAGGAACTGGCCCGGGCGGTGCCCGCCCTGGTCGGGGACGATCCGCTGGCCCCCGGCTTCGGGGCGGGGCTCGGCACTCTGCTGCACGACGCCGCCGTCCGCGGCTGCCCGGCTCCGCCGGAGCCGTCGGCGGCCGGGCTGGCGAGCGCCGCGCGGCTGCGGGCGGGCGCGGCGACCGCGGCCGCCGCGCTGCTGACCGTCACGGTCGGCGGTGCGATGGTGGCCACCTTCGTGGGCGCCGACCCGGGCAGCCAGGCGCGCCCCCGGCCCGGGTGGTGGTGGCCCCGCCGCCGGAGGTCTGCTCCTCGGCCGGCACGGGCAGCTCCGGGCCGGCCGCCCCCGGCCGGACACCGGGTCTGCACAGCCCGTGGTGCAACCCCGTCGCTCCCCCGGCGGAGGCTGTGCCACCCGCGCAGACCGCGCCCGCGGACGGTTCGGAGGGGACAGCGGCCCCGTCCGACGGGGGCGACGCTGCCACCACGGAGGGGCTGCCCGCACCGCAGGAGACCGTGCCGCGGCCTCCCGCGGCATCCCGGGACACCGTGCCCCCGGACGCCGTCCCGCTCGCCGCGGCGGCGCCGCACGCGTCGGACGGGGCCGAGGTCGGCGCAGGGACCGTCGCGGGCGCCGGTGGCGGGCCCTTGCCGCTGGTCGTCCCGTGCGCCCCGGTGTGGCCGTGCCCCACGCTGTCGCCGTCGGCGCTGCCGTACCCGGTCCGGTGACCGCGACCGGCAGGGCGCGGCCGAAAACACGACGAGGGCGCCGCGGACGAAACGTCCGTGGCGCCCTCGTGCGCGCTGA